A single window of Mangifera indica cultivar Alphonso chromosome 18, CATAS_Mindica_2.1, whole genome shotgun sequence DNA harbors:
- the LOC123202118 gene encoding uncharacterized protein LOC123202118 produces the protein MKIIEGPHYPATKALRQASSSDLKPTRKKTRNPSLTRVRKPGAPGRRSRPETPLLKWKVEDKERNRKVVVDEEEGKEGGRRSRGKHRKGAVVVSARKLAAGLWRLQGLENGGGGRGECLDRLGFQPGAGHVDVPFHVRRSGKAYGSEPKDPLQSPSSSVTGIKNGFLCELEPSFKFSNSAMEGATKWNPVCLKTSDEAQQIYSNIKLLDQQVSAVSVVAALEAELEQLRTRVQELETERRSSKKKLEHFLRKVNEEKAAWRSREHEKIRAFIDDLKAELNRERKNRQRIEIVNSKLVNELAEAKLTAKRCMQDYEKERKARELIEEVCDELAKEIGEDKAEVEALKRDSMKLREEAEDERKMLQMAEVWREERVQMKLVDAKVALEEKYSQMNKLVAELEAFLRSRSATPDVKELKEAEMLRQAAASVNIQDIKEFTYELPNPDDIFSVFEDVNFGEPKEREIEQCGAYSPVSHSSKIHRVSPEVNVVNRDSIHKHSGAYVEQNIEIEEDDSGWETVSHLDDQGSSCSPEGSASSIKNHQCSNVSRSGMEWDDNGYEGAPITEISEVCSGQTKKKVSSIARLWRSAPNNGEKYKIITVEGIKSRLSNGRLSNGSIASLDRASGKGGLSPPDLTGQWSSPDSGNPHITRGMKGCIEWPRGAQKNSLKAKLLEARIESQKLQLRQVLKQKI, from the exons ATGAAGATTATTGAAGGCCCGCATTATCCGGCGACTAAAGCCCTGAGGCAAGCTTCATCTTCAGATCTTAAGCCCACGCGAAAGAAGACCCGGAACCCGAGTCTGACCCGGGTGAGGAAGCCCGGCGCTCCGGGTCGACGGAGCAGACCGGAGACCCCGCTATTGAAGTGGAAGGTTGAAGATAAGGAGAGGAATCGGAAGGTTGTGGTTGACGAAGAGGAGGGTAAAGAGGGTGGCCGGAGAAGTCGCGGGAAACATCGAAAGGGAGCGGTCGTTGTGTCTGCGAGGAAGCTTGCTGCTGGACTTTGGCGGTTGCAGGGGCTGGAGAATGGCGGCGGTGGTCGCGGAGAGTGTTTGGATCGGTTGGGGTTTCAG CCTGGTGCTGGACATGTGGATGTTCCATTTCATGTTCGTCGCAGTGGCAAAGCATATGGTTCTGAACCAAAGGATCCTTTACAGAGCCCTAGCTCATCTGTCACTGGTATAAAGAATGGATTCTTGTGTGAG CTCGAGCCTTCTTTTAAGTTCTCCAATTCTGCAATGGAGGGGGCAACAAAGTGGAATCCTGTCTGCTTGAAAACATCAGATGAGGCACAGCAGATATATAGCAACATCAAGCTTCTTGACCAACAGGTAAGTGCTGTATCAGTGGTTGCTGCTCTTGAAGCTGAACTAGAGCAGCTTCGCACTCGCGTGCAGGAGCTTGAGACTGAGCGCCGGTCTTCAAAAAAGAAACTTGAGCACTTCTTGAGGAAAGTCAATGAAGAAAAAGCTGCATGGCGGAGCAGGGAGCATGAGAAAATTCGCGCATTTATTGATGACCTCAAAGCTGAGTTAAATCGAGAGAGGAAAAATCGCCAAAGAATAGAAATTGTCAATTCCAAATTAGTAAATGAGCTGGCAGAAGCAAAGTTAACAGCAAAGAGGTGTATGCAGGACtatgaaaaggaaagaaaggcgAGAGAATTAATTGAGGAAGTGTGTGATGAGCTTGCTAAGGAAATTGGAGAAGATAAGGCTGAAGTTGAAGCATTAAAAAGGGATTCTATGAAACTCCGAGAGGAAGCAGAAGATGAAAGGAAAATGTTGCAGATGGCGGAGGTCTGGCGTGAAGAACGAGTTCAAATGAAGCTGGTTGATGCAAAGGTAGCACTTGAAGAGAAGTATTCTCAGATGAACAAACTTGTAGCAGAACTGGAGGCCTTTCTGAGGTCTAGAAGTGCAACCCCGGATGTTAAAGAATTGAAAGAAGCTGAAATGCTTCGACAGGCAGCTGCCTCAGTGAATATTCAGGACATCAAGGAATTTACATATGAGCTGCCCAACCCAGATGATATTTTCTCCGTTTTTGAAGATGTTAATTTTGGTGAACCAAAAGAGAGGGAGATTGAACAATGTGGTGCTTACAGTCCCGTCAGCCATTCCTCAAAAATTCACAGAGTCAGTCCTGAGGTCAACGTGGTTAACAGGGATAGCATTCATAAGCATTCTGGTGCATATGTTGAGCAGAATATTGAAATAGAAGAAGATGATAGTGGATGGGAAACTGTGAGCCATCTTGACGATCAAGGTTCAAGTTGTTCGCCTGAAGGGAGTGCATCATCTATCAAGAATCATCAATGTAGTAATGTCTCAAGGAGTGGAATGGAATGGGATGATAATGGATATGAAGGAGCCCCAATTACAGAAATCAGTGAAGTATGCTCGGGCCAAACAAAGAAGAAGGTGTCATCTATAGCAAGGCTCTGGAGATCTGCCCCGAATAatggagaaaaatataagataatcaCGGTTGAGGGAATAAAGAGTAGGCTTTCAAATGGAAGATTATCTAATGGGAGTATTGCATCACTAGATCGGGCGTCTGGTAAAGGTGGGCTCAGCCCTCCAGATTTGACAGGCCAGTGGAGTTCACCGGACTCAGGAAATCCTCACATAACTCGAGGAATGAAAGGTTGTATTGAGTGGCCTCGAGGTGCACAGAAGAATAGTTTGAAGGCGAAGCTTTTAGAGGCTAGGATTGAAAGTCAGAAGCTTCAGCTGCGACAGGTTCTTAAACAGAAGATTTAA